The DNA window GGTTTTGATCGCCAACTTGTTCACAGAAAGCTTATGGTTTTGAGAGGATCACTTGCGATGATGGTCTCTGTTGAGGATTGTACTAAGAACACTGAGATATGGATGCTCGTGAATGAAAAGAGTTCATACTGTTGGACTAAAAAGTTCATTTTAGAACCTTTCTCCAAAAAAACAATGCTGTTGGGAATGTTGAACGATCATAAGCTTCTCTTCGTTGTTTTGAAAACTCTTCCTTATAGTCTCAGACAAGTCTACTCTTATGATCTGGTTACCGAAAAGATAGAATATTTTCATGTGCCGAAGGAACAAGATATAGCATGGTTTGTGGGAGTGTATGGGTGCTATTTTGAGAGCTTGGAACTTGAAGATGGATCTGGCCGGAGATACTGAAATAAACAAGTTTGTGATTACTACTTTTGATAGAGTAATCGCGCTATTAAGTACTGGTTTGTTGTTAGTTTTCAATTGTTTTCCTTAATTACTTTGATCAACTTCCTGAAACTTTGATTGGTTTTACTGTGTGCATTTCAGTGGAAATGCCAGAATACCTTATGAATCTTCTATATTTGGAGAATTGTTTTAGATATATTGTTGTGTTCATTTATTGATTGCAGTAGATATATTATGATGTTGAAAGTTTAAATCAGGTTTTCTATTTATTGGATTCACCAAATGTTAGTTCTGAATAGAATTGTTGGGAAATGATGATCAGCACATGTTATTTaagatttttgttatttacGATATAAGTTTATCTccataaaaaagttatttgttatttaagTGTATACCCGTAAAAAAGTTTGTTATTTAAGTGTAACGAATAGTTAGGGACATAACTTTTGAAATATTACGATATAAGTTTATCCCGTAAAAAAGTTGTTTGTTATTTAAGTTTAACAGACAAATCCATTTGGAATTAACTtgcttaaaatgattttaactaATGATAAactaatagtaataaataaataaatatatgtttttcaataaattatataatgacATATATGTTACGTAAAGTTTTTGGATTATACATAAAGAGAGAAATCAAGTATATTAGATACTTCAAAAATTATCTTtacaatccaaaaaaaaaaaaaagcaacacCATGAAATTGAAAGTCTGAAGAGAACCAAAGGAAAAGACATAACATGCTccgaaattattgaaaattttgttcttgaagaGCTTGGTCAACGGTTGCATTCCTTTTGGATTAGGTATTTTGAGAAATGCAATTATGATTGATATTGAATTTAACATGTTAACTACTCATTAGGATGTTTGAAAAGTGTGGAACGGttgaattttgttgaaaattggcTATATGAACAAGTCCCAGAAGTGATGTCAATTaagaaatattgaattttacttgtcttataattattttacaaaagtAGGGTCATTATATAGAGAAATGATCAAAAATGAAGTTCTTAATGTTGTAAAAAAACTACATTATTGGTCTAATTCCTAATAAGAGATCTATGCCAGTGTGTATAATATTTAGGACACAAATTAGAAATAAAGGGCGAGAAATTTATGTATAAGACATGATAGGGAGAGAATTGAGGAGTGAATGAAATGAAGAATTAATCTCTATTTATTTGTGTCATAGACTTGGTTCTAGAAAAATcttataatttatagtttctagAAAAGTCATGTAACTTGTGGAGGAAATGTACtcacttgataaaaatattttaactagtttaaaaatataacttataaagctttaaaataaaatatatatgaaatggTCATATTATCCTTGATTGTCCTCaacttcacatttctatataatagaaaaataccAAGTTTTGATCCGACAActtcaaatttaaatcaaaCTTACATCAGTTCACATGTTTagattaatatatttgaaatcaaGTAAAAGTACaaactttattatatattttaatgaagAACTACTCTTTTATAATCTAGTAAGCATTTATAGTCTACTTAAACATTTATAGTTTACTTTAAATGCAAATATACCATCCTATTCATTTTATTGTAAAGTTACTTTTTaacatcttttaaaatattgaaattaattttattgattcttTAATTCCAATCAatacatattattaattttatcacACTTATTTTTTTCCAGGTATATTAATTAGAGAGTAATGAATTTTTACGTTAAACTTGATATTTTTAGTAAGCATaatgaatatgaaaatattagGAATTAGTTAAAGTAATAGTAAAATAGAGTAATGAATAGATATCACAATAActcataaaagaaaagaaagtgaactgataacaaaatgaattaatagtACTAACAATAACTAAAGATGTTTCTAgaactatttaattttcttgttattattCTTGGTAGATTTTTATTAGCatgaaattacatttttaccCTTGAATCATCTACAGAAAGATGTTTCTagaattatttgtttttattgctATCTTTGTTAATagatttttgttaaaataaaattacatttttaccgTTGGTCGTCCTACCACTTCACTcttctatatatacatatatgaatATTGATTACTTAATTACAGTGCTTATCAATTTATCTCCCCAAATACAGTAATTATATGTCAAAAACAGCAAAggttgttgaaaaaatcaacaaataaatacTATTACCTCTATGTTTTTTTTGGAAATACATTATGCCCTTCGGCATACGAGCATAACTTATAAGATATCATGTTCGATGTTAGggatataacttttaaaatattacgaTATAAGCTTATCCccataaaaaagttatttgttatttaagTGTATCCCCATAAAAAAGTTTGTTATTTAAGTGTAACGAATAGTTAGGGACATAACTTTTGAAATATTACGATATAAGTTTATTCCGTGAAAAAGTTGTTTGCTATTTAAGTGTAACAGACAAATCCATTCGGAATCAACTTAGCCCATAAGGTCTCAACTGGAGGCCCATTACAAATTACGGGAGCGATAATAAATAGTAGCGAACAGAAGCTGAAAGTGAAAGGAAGCGTAAATTAGGGTTTTGCTTTGTGGATTCTACTACTTGTTGGCGACCAAGGACGATGATTTACGACGTGAATTCGCCGCTTTTCCGATCCTTCCTCAGCCAGAAGGGAGGCGCATCTGACAAGAGGTATATATAAATTCTCTCGCATCTGAatgttttatgatttattgttcATGGAGGtattataaatttatgatttatgtgTATTAGGGTTACTTTCTCAAATTCATAGCCTAACTAAGACTATAAATTCTCTCGCTAACCGTAAATACATCGTCGCTCAATGTTTTATGCTCATTAGGTCATACTTATTAGGGTTACATTCTCAAATTCATAGCCTAACCTAACACGTAAAGTTTAATGGATTTTTCCTGCTTGCGGAAGAAGATTCCGTCTGTTagatttcctttttcattatCTCCTTTTGTTCATTTCCTTTTAGGTGGAGGCTTTGAatagattttatatataaatttctcGATTAGCTCTACTCTATTGTGAGATATAAATTAttcaattgaaattttgattcaGTTTCAGAAATGTTTCCTTTGATTTTTGGCTTTTTCTATGCTTTGTTCAGTAGTTATATAGAAACCGAAGCAATCTCAGTCGTAATGATGAGATATTTTCCTGTTTCTGATCACGTAGCGTCTCATGTTGTCTTGTAGTATCTTGCCAAAAATTGTTTGGAGACATGGAGTTATATGGGTTTTAAGTACTCTTaagtgtattattgagaacatTCGTGTATATATCTTTATCTAATGTAGTTTTTGTGTCCACTTGTTCCTTCATTGTCGTGTCAACAGCCTCACTTCACTCTTAACCTTTTTGTTTAATTCTACAGGAAAACAGAAGAGCAGAAGCCCAAGGAACAGAGGCCAAAAGCAAGTGAAAACAAGCCTGTTATGAATGAATGATGTAAACTTATTTTAGAATATCTGGAATGTTGTTAAGCAACTCGATGTTGAATTTGTACTGCATTTGACATTTAAATACATATTTGATCCTTTACTTCTATTGGTTTTAATTTCCGATCCAAGCTTTTGATTTTGGGACTAATTAGTGTCACGTTTGTGGTTAAATGGTGGTTTAACTAAGTTTTAGAACTTGAGAATCTCTACTGTACGTAACCATTGGAAGTAGGCTGTTtatggttatggttaaaaaccaaaccaaaccgcaatccgattaaaaaatattaaggatCTTTAGTACTCTCAttattgtctcaatttatacataaattcttttttaatcaaTCTAAAAAAAGACATATTTCTGTATTCTACAAAATTTTAATGACGCCATcaatattttatagtattttaagTATGTTGGATTCTCTTATTTGACAAAAAGTCTATAAAGATATTATACTATTTTTAAGAATAGTTTTGAAATATtgcaaaaaaaatcatattttttacatttcgtatccaatca is part of the Solanum stenotomum isolate F172 chromosome 8, ASM1918654v1, whole genome shotgun sequence genome and encodes:
- the LOC125874953 gene encoding wound-induced basic protein; the protein is MIYDVNSPLFRSFLSQKGGASDKRKTEEQKPKEQRPKASENKPVMNE